Below is a genomic region from Flammeovirgaceae bacterium SG7u.111.
ACCAAAAGTAGCCTTCTGCATCGTTTATGATATCATAAAATTCTATATCGGGCAAGCCATCACTTTCAGAAATATTGATAGAAAGAGGGTGTTGGCAAAAAACGGTAGAAAGTGTTGCTATATGTAGCACAAAAATGATTATGAGCTTCATGGGTTCAAAAATAGATATTTGGCCTAAAATAGCAGAACAATTTCCCCGAATAGTCTGTAAATGCATTTAGACATAAATAGAGGATTAGTAAAAAAAGAGGCCGCCAAACGGCAGCCTCTTCGTGGATTGATTCAACCTTGGTATTGCTTGGTTACGAGTAGTTTTTTATGGAAAGATGTGATTTTTAATCACAATCTGTAATGCTATAACTTGCAGATGCGTCTTTAACCCAGCCATTATACGGAACAGGCATAGCATCTACTTTTATACAAGTTAAATTTGGATTATTTTGAAGCTGCATTCTCGTCATGTTACCATTGTTTCCATTGGCAATATTTACAGAGGTAAAACTATTTGAATGGCCTTTGAAATCAACTAATTGAGTTAAGTTTGATATATCAATAGTAGTTAAGTCATTTGATTCAATGAGAAGTTGAGTGACTTTTGTGTTATTTGATAAATCTATTGATGTCAAATTGTTACCAAACAAACTAATCCCAGTAACATTGATAAAGTATTCTATTCCTGTAACATCTGAAATTGAGCTATTTGTTGCAGAAAGAGTTCCTGTAAAGTTTGTTGCTTCAGACTCTGTGATCTCATTATCGTCAATTGTGTTAATAGCTGAATTAGCAAGTAACGCATTTTTAAAGTTAGCATCAGGAATATTGATCACTGCATCAACATAACGTACATTGATTGTTAGGTTTGCCGATTTTGATATTCCGTTGCCATCGGTAACAGTAAGAGTACCTGTTATGGTCGGGTTTGTTTCATAATCGAATAGTGAAGCATCATCCACATATATATTGACCAATCCACCAAATGGCGTAAGTGTTGCCGCATTCGGGTGTGACAAATTGCTCAATACGTAGGTCAGGGTGCCATCAACACTTTGATCGTAACCCGGTACCATTATCTGCGTAATAAAATCACCTGATTCAGGGTTTTCATTTATTGACGCCCAAATATTTTCTGATAACGTCCACTGACCTCCTTCAGTTACATCGTTCAAATTGATGGTGATGTTTGCAGAGTTTGAAGCTCCGTTCGCATCAGTTGCCGTAACCGTTGCCGTGATAGTAGGGTTGGTCTCATAATCGAAAAGAGAAGCATTATTTACATGTACATACATTACCCCAGTTTGGCTAACGAGCTTCAGTGCTGTTGCAGGAGACACGTTTGAAAGCGCATAAGTAATCATTCCATCATTGACTGGATTATATCCTTGCAAGGATAAACTACCTAGTTCATTTTCGGTAGGGTTTTCGTCAATAGTCACTTCAAAGTCGTTGACTGTCCAACTTGCTTCAGCTACATCGTTCAAATTGATGGTGATGTTGCCAGTTTGGGTATATCCGTTTTCATCGCTGATTTGAATTTTCGCCGTAATGGTCGGGTTGGTTTCGTAGTCGAAGAGAGAGGGATCTTTTACAGCCAAAAAGATTTTTTCCTCAAAAAGCTCAATTGCACCAACTGGCGATTCTTCTATCAATTGCATGGTGAAATTTTCCGAATCTTTATCAGAATCGAACCCTACTAATTCAATTCTTCCTAACTCGTCGTCATCTTCTCCAGGGTTTTCATCTATGGTCAGTTCAAAATCTGCAATGGTCCAGCTTGGCCCTTCATCTACATCATTCAAATTGATCGTAATATTTGCTGTTTGAGAGCCTCCGTTCGCATCGGTCACACGCACTTGGGCAGTAAGCGTTGGGTTGGTTTCATAATCGAATACGGCTGGGTTTTCTACAATTATAGCACTCCCTGAATTCCAGTCCATTCCAAATGCCGCAGCCGGTTCCTGGTTGATAAGCTCGTACGTAACCTCATATATGCTTCCATGAACTGTAGGGTCAAAGTTCTGAAGAGAGATGTATCCTAATGCGGTTGAAGCAGTTGGGTTTTCGTCTATCGTTTTGGTAAGATCGGTAACAGACCAAGTTACCTCATACACATCGTTCAAGTTGATAGTGATATTACCCGTTTGAGTGTATCCGTTTTCATCAGTGATTTGAATTTTCGCCGTAATGGTTGGGTTGGTTTCAAAGTCGAAAAGAGATGGGTCTTTTATTGTCAAATAGATTTTATCCTCATAAAGATTAATTGCACCAGCTGGCGATTCCTCTATCAATTGCATGGTGAACTTGTCCGAATCTTTTTCAGGGTTGAACCCTACTAATTCAATGCTTCCTAGTTCGTCGTCATCTTCTCCAGGGTTTTCATCTATGGTCAGTTCAAAATCTGCAATGGTCCAAGAAGGCTCATATACATCGACCAAGTTGATGGTAATGGTTGCCGATTGTGTATATAGTTTTGAGCTACTTACCTCAACTGTCGCTGTAATAGTAGGGTTGGTTTCAAAATCGAATAATGCTGTGTCTTTTACAGTAATGATTCCCTCTTCGCTAATTTGTAAAGCTCCAGATGGGCTTTCGTTGCTTAGCGCATACGATAGTGTTCCATCAACAGCCTCGTCATAGCCTTCTAGTTTGACAGTGTCCAATGTGGTTTCGGTAGGGTTTTCATCAATTGCTAGCATAATTTCGCTTACTGTCCAAGTTCCTTCATATACGTCTGTGATGGTGAGGGTAACAGCAGCGGTCTCGGAAACGTCTCCAGCTGTGGCCTTGATCACGGCGCTGATACTTGAGATTGTTTCATAATCGAGCTCGATGTCTTCGTTCAACATGAGATATTCTCCTGAAATAGAAAGCAAATTTTCTATCGACTGGGAAACGACCGTATAAGTTACGGTCACATCCGATCCGTCTGAAGAACTGACTGTTAAGTAGTCTGAAAGCTTGGCAAGTTGCAGGCTTCCAGTTCCAGAAGGCTCATAAACTTCTGGAAGGCTAAGGGCGATGTCGTCTAGTGTTACGGTTATTTCACCTGGCAAAGGTTCATCATCATCTGAGCATGAGGTTATAACAAGTCCCATGAACAGGCTTAAGAAGAAGATGTGTAGTAGATTGAATTTCTGCAATACGTTTACTTTCTGCATTATGTATAATTTTTAATTAGAGAATAGTGCGAAAGTATAGCTGCTAACTATAGCTAGTTTGGCTTACTTTCTGAATGGAGGGGTTGAGTTTCCGAACAGGCGGTTTCTCTTGCTAAAGGATTTTGGCTTTAGAAGTACTTGAGCCAAATTGCACCTGCGATGCGGCGATTATTTTGTTCAAAGTTGCCATCGGTTAAGAATACCCGACCCGTAAGGACGGGAGTCGTTACACGAAACAAAGCAAGTGGCAAGGTTGCCAGCGGTGACGCTGGAACTGAAGTAATCGGATCGTTGAAGCGGCCAAATGGGAGTTCGAAAGGACATCACGAAGTGAGAAACTGGACACAGAGGCTATTAGAACTGGGCGTCCCCGTCGGCGAAGTCCAAAGCCCTGGCTTTAGATTAGGGACAGTGCCGAAATAGTAGATTCAGCAGGGATAGATACAAGCCACCGTGGCAGCGGGATATTCACCTTACCGAGAGGGCAGAGCGTAAAGAAATTGTCTAGTAGACAATTTTAGCGATGAGCTGTAGGGGAGGGGATTCTGGAAACGGAGCTGAGAAGTCACAGGGACGCCTGCCGGCAGAGGTCATAGTACCCGATCGGGAAACGAGCTGCCAAAGAGAGGCAGAGGACTCACGGGAGAGGGAAGGGCTGAACGTTGAGTTGCCCAAAATTCGATAGGGAGGCTATGCTAGCCCTATCTTAAACTACGGCAAAGGTATAGTTGGTGTAAAGAGCGACTATGCTATGCTTGACGAACCGCCCAGTACGAGATCAGGGACGCCTAGTCCGTACGCTGGGTGGTGTGACCGGGCTGGCGTTCCAGGGGCGCACTGGCTACCGATTGGTAGCCAGCCGTCTACTCGATTAGAAGTGTGTGGCTTTCTGTTATCTGCTGTGTCTGCTGAAAAAATAAAAAAGTTGGGAAGGATAAATTTAATTAAACGATTGTCTATACTTCAAAGGCGATATTTCGGTTTTCTTTTTAAAAAGTCGGTTGAACGATTGTGGTTGTTCAAAACCTAATTCATAGGCAATTTCGCTTACGGATAAATTTGTCGTTAAAAGTTTTTCTTTTGCTTTTTCAATGAGTTTTTCGTGAATGTGTTGTTGGGCGTTTTGTCCCGTCAGCAAACGCAACATATCGCTTAAATAATTTGCGGAGTAATTGAGTTGATTAGCTAAATATTCAACTGTTGGTAATCCGCTATTTAAAGTTTCTGTGTTACTAAAATAATCGTTCAAAAGTTCTTCCATTTTTGCAAGCAAATTATTGTTTACGGCTTTTCGGGTAATAAATTGGCGTTCGTAAAAACGATTGCAATAGTTCAATAGCAAATCAATTTGCGACAGAATTATGTCTTGTGTGTGTTTGTCAATATGCTGGTATTCTTTTTCTATTTTTTGAAAAATATCAACAATATTTTGCTCTTCCCGTTGCGAAAGGTGCAATGCTTCATCTAGGGAATATGAAAAATAGCCATAATTTTTGATTGAGCTTTGCAATGGGTGTTTTTTCAAAAAATCAGGATGAAAGATTAATACATATCCTGTTCCAATGGTTTCATAAACATTGGTTGTATCTACTTCAACAGTTTGGACTTGTTTAGGTGCAATAAAAGTCATTGTTCCCTTATCAAAGTCATAATATTGTTGCCCATATTTTACTTTGGATTGGATATTATTCTTCAGAGAAATTGTATAAAAATCGGTAGAAAAATGTTGCCACACATCAGAATTTACAGCGTGTATTTCTGAAACCAAAACCACACTTACCAATGGATGCAAAGGCGGTGGAATGGAAAGTAAACGATGAAATTCGGATAAAGAATTAATTGTCTGCATATATATATAAAATTCCAAAGATGATTAATGCAACAATTTCTATAGTTAGCCATAATAATTGTTTTGAAAAAAATCCGTCTAACACAAACCCGAATAATCTGGCAAAAACAATTCCCAGAGTCAGAAAAAACAATGAAGCAAACACCGTTTGTTTCCAATTACTCCATTGATTGAAAAAAATCAATAGAATACCCAAACCCATTAGAAAACCCCATTTAACCCGCATTTCAATTATTTGATATGGATTTTCTGGTAAAGGAATTTTGCTAATTAAGTTGGGCTTGTATGTTAGAACCCAACCTGCGATTAGTAAAACCCCTCCAATTATTTTCAGAAAAATTGTCATTATTCCTGTAAAAGATTTTCTTGAAAAAATGGAACTAATTCATCCAATGCTTTTGCTGTTGCTTCTGGTCCATCGTATAAATCATAATGACCCGCACCATTTACAACATGGATTTTTTTGTTTTTGGAAGCGGCTTTTTTGTATAAGTCAAAACCGTCTCTATATGAACCGAAACCACCAATTTTATTGCCTACAATAACCAACAAAGGTTGCGTAAGCAAAATTTCGGCAAGATGAAAAGCGTCAAACATTATTAAGTTCGCCATACTTGCAAAAAGCAATTTATTGTTTGAAGTAGGGTGTTCGCCTCTTGGCGTTCTGTAATAATCAATAGCTTCTAACATATCAAATTCGTTTATGCCTGCTTTTTTTGCTTCTTCGGAAGAATTGGGCGTCCAATTTGTAATCATTGGCTCTGCTCCGTTGGCTTCCGCAGTTCGTTGCGAGGAAACAGCTTCTAATGTTTCTAAAATATTTGTTTCTCTGAAGGCTCTGCCCATATTAATTCCTGAAACTGTTGCCACTGCTTTTATTCTTCTTTCTTTCAATGCAGCCTTTGCAGCGTAACCACCGCCTGCACAAATGCCCAATAAACCGATACGGTTTTTATCTACAAAACTTAATGTAGTAAGATAATCTGCGGCATAGCATATGTCTTCTACACGGATGGTTGGGTCTTCCAAATATCTTGGTTCACCACCGCTTTCCCCTTGAAAAGAAGCGTCATAAGCCAAAGCAATAAATCCTTTTTTGGCAAGTTTCCCTGCATACAAACCTGTGGTTTGTTCTTTTACGCTACCTCCCGGATGAACGCAAACAATAGCCGAATAATTTTGTGTTTCATCAAAATTGTCGGGCAAATGAAGATTGGCTACTGTGTCCCAATTTCTGTTTTTGAATTTTACTTTTCGCATCATTTTATTTTTTAAGTTTTACAATGCAAAATTTGTCATTCTTTAAAAAGTAAATGTTTCCAAATCAAGGTCATTTGTAACCAAATTGGGGTTGAGATGTGGAATTGTGTGGCTCGTGTCGTTTGGTGTCTTAATTTCGGGTGGGTGTCGCTTTACCATTACTGCCAACATTTGACAATATGAAACGGTTGGGTTTTCGGAGCGCGTTCGTATCCACCGTTGAAAAAGTTGGATTGAAAAACAAATGCCTGCAAACCACTGAACCCCAACTATTTTATATTGTATGTGTGTGCCTTGAATGGTGGATATAGCTCATGAATTTGAGTGTTCCAAAGTGTGAAAGACTGGGCGTCCCCGACCCGTAAGCACGGGAATCATTGTCCGAAGCAAAGCAAGTGGCAAGGTTGCCAGCGGTGACGCTGGAACTGAAGTAATCGGACCGCCGAAGCGGCCAGATGGGAGTTCGAAAGGACATCACGAAGTGAGAAACTGGATACAGAGGCTATTAGAATTCCAGACGGTACGCTGGGTGGTGTGACCAAGCGCGTACTAGGGGCACGCCTAGTACCTTACGGCCGCCTACTCATATTATGTGGATTTCAATTTCACTAATAATGCTCATACAAGTAAACTGCTGATTGTAGAAACTTGTCATTTAAATCATATTGTCTCAATCGCAATCGTAACCCTTGTTCATTTAATTCAAATTTTTTCTTAAACCCTCCTTCACCGGCAAAGTTTTGCTCATAGATGTTTTCTATTTCCCTTCCATTTTTATCATACAAATAGCTTGTGGTAGTCGGGTATTCTGAATTGATCATGGATTTCATTTTTGAAAGGCGCTGTTCACTATCAAGCTCGTATATAGTGTGATTGATCAATGCATTGGTCTGATCAAATTCTTTAACCGTATAGACAGAACCAGTTCCGTCAACAGACATTTTAGTAACACGTTTTAAATTAGCATCTTCAAAATAATGTTCTTCATTTGGTTTATTTCTTGGAATTACTCTTTTATATCTGGAACCATTATGTTGTTCAACAAGGTTATCTTTAGTGTTGTATTTCCAGATTGTAACTGAACCCATTGGTATCCTTGAAGATCCATCATATACAGCTTCCTTAGTTCTACGTCCTATCGAATCATATTCTGACACAATACGCCTAAACCCTCCTCTATAAAACCGTTTGATCTCAATCAGTTGACCTTTTTTGTCATAATGATGTATTTCAGTAGTATCAAGTTTTATTGATTTTTCATCGTTTCCCGAAACTTGTATTTCTGAACAGAGATACACCGTTTTTATTTTATTGAGTGCAAACAGTTGTTGATTGCGATTGGATCTGTTTCTAAATGGGGTTTCCAATAGATTTTGAGCAAAAAGACTATTGAATGAAAGTAAAATAAAACAAAGGATATTCAAAATCTTAAGTACTTTTTCCATCAGACTAGAGCATTCCCACATAACGTTGTTGTATATGGTTTGTTGAGTGGTTTAAGCACGTAATTTAGCAAATAAATAAAAACCGAATAGAAAATCCGCGAGGATTTTCGTAAGTAGGCTTGCACTAGCAATTTTTTATATACTGTACGCGCACCTTGAATGGTGAATATGGCTCATGAATTTGAGTCTTCCAAAGGGTGAAAGACTGGGCGTTGTTACGCGAAACAAAGCAAGTGGCAAGGTTGCCAGCGGTGACGCTGGAACTGAAGTAATCGGATCGTTGAAGCGGCCAGAGGGGAGTTCGAAAGGACATCACGAAGTGAGAAACTGGATACAGAGGCTATTAGAATTCCAGACGGTACGCTGGGTGGTGTGACCAAGCGCGTACTAGGGGCACGCCTAGTGAGGTGAACTGGCTACCGATTGGTAGTCAGCCGTCTACTCATATCTTTATGGTCACTTGTCAAATTACAATTTTTAGTATCTTGTTTAATTAGAAAAGAAAATACAAAACCAGTCTACGAAACACTATGATGTAGTAATCAAGGAACTCCTTTCTTTTCTTTTCATCTCAAGCCAGTACAGTACCTCGATTGGGCATAGTTTTCTCTAACTCTCTTTAAACTCCTTCATAATCTCTAGGGTAGACTTATGAGGTCTTCCCGTTGCCTTTTCAAAATCAGATTTCACGTAATTCACCCCAATTCTGATTCCATTGTATATACCTGCAATGACTGTCCCTATAAAATCTCCCAGTTCTTCTTTTCTTTCCTTTTCATATGCCTCTACCGAAACTGAGTTGTATGTCAAATCTGTATTAAACACCTGATTAATAAGTTCAGCTAATTGAAATTGTGAGATTGGTTCTCCTACCAAATTGTAGGTCTGCCCGTTGTGTTTGTCGTGAAGCAACATTTGTGTGTATGCGAAAGCCAACTCACCTCTGCTTGTATATCCACATTTTCCATCACTCGCACAGTTTCTAATCTCACCTTCTTTTACATAAGTGTCAAGATATTCAAGATCTGGTTCAAGGTAAATTCCATTTCTACCAATTACCCAATTCAAGCCTGATTCTCTTACATCCATTTCAGACTGACGATTACTTTTTACTATCGGGCTAAAAGCGGTTTTTTCTTCGTCACCAATAATGCTTGTATAGACTATTTTCTTGACACCATTTTGTTTAGCAGCCTCAATTACATTACTGTGTTGCCGAATCCTTTTTTGAGGGTCATCCATACCTGAAATTAGTAGCACTGAATCAACTCCTTTCAAAGCAGTAATGAATTCTTCTCGATTATTATAATCCCCTTTTCTTACTTCAATACCGAGGTGAGAAGCCTTTTCAGGTGTTCTAACAATCCCAATTACATTCCCTTTACCAATTTCCTTTTTTAATTCATTGACAATGGAAGTACCTAATTGCCCGTTTGCTGCTGTAACTGCGATTTTCATGTTCTGTTTTTAATTATGCCTAACGGTATCGGGTATGGTTTCGTTGCGGAAATGGACGCGAGTCACTTTCCGCCGTGGACTAAATTAGTAAAAAAGCGTGAATTTCCGATGAGGAAATTCAACCGAAATAAACTATACACGGTGTTGGGGTTCGTTATTTTTTTCGCTTGTAATACAATTGTACCAATCCCGTATCAAATGTTTTAGTACTTACAAACTCCAATAATTGCTCAGGTCTACCTTCTTTAAATAATCTTGTACCATTGCCAAGAAGAATAGGCACAATGGAAATAATAAGCTCGTCAATGAGGTCATTTTTAACTAGTTCGTTAACGACTTCAGCACCACCATCACAATAAATATCTTTCCTGGCACTTGCTCCGGATACAATAGAATTATCAATAAAAGTAATGTCATTGACTGCTGTTGAATTAATAACCCCACTTGTAAAAGTCGCTTCTATGCCAATATTTATTGGCGTATTTAAGGTTAGATTGTTAGAGGGCTTGTTTATTAATAATCGACTAAACGTTGGGGTAGTAGTAGCTGAAATAGACTGCGCAGAACTTCCCCAAAAAAAAGTAGATCCAGTGTCAGCACCAAATACGATACTGCCTACGCCATTGCAGGTTACGTTTGCATAAAACGCAGTAGTATTATTGTAGGCAGGTTCTAAAATGCCAAGTATTTGGTTAAAAGTTACTTCATTATTAAAGGTATCATTATTCATGGTGGCCAACCGAAGGGTAGCTGAAATATTATTACACGTTATGGTGGTAGTATCATTGAAATGGTTTCCTCCTTCACTTTCATTTAACCCAAGCTCAGTTTTATAGATTGTTAAAACATTATTGAACGTTGAGCCATTTAGAAAAAGTCCGTCTACAGCCCCATTTACTTCTACATTAAACGTTGTTCCTGAAAATGTAGCATCATCAGTACAATTTAGAGTTAGATTTGTATTGGAACCAGAATTAGTTATTTGACCTGTCTGAAAAGTCGCTTCATTGGCTATTGTTAAATTATAACCTCTTAGATCTATACTTCCGTTGTATCCATTCATGCGTATTGTTCCTACAGAAGTATTGGCATCTAAAAAACAAATGCCATTAAAATTACCCGATCCATCAAATATTGCGGTATCGCCAATTCCTGGGGGTGAGGCACCTCCAGGACCTCCCGAAGTAAGAGACCAGTTGCTAGGGTTACTCCAATTTTTATTACTATTAGTATAACTAAAATAATCAAACTCTATAGCTCCCTGCTGTGCTGTATAATTCGAACCACCAATTATAAAACGAATTTGTGTAGTAGAAGCATTCCATGTTATAGTACTTAAGTCAACTGAAAAATAACCAGTTGTATTTGTTCCAAAAAGAAGGTTTTGTTCTGTTAAATAAGTTCCGCTGGAATTAAATTCTTGAACTTGAAGAAAATAATTTTGAATACTTCCTGTTACAGAAATCAAATTAAATTCTACAATACCATTTATAGGATCCAACGGAAGTAACTTGGGAGAAGCTCCATCAACGTTAAAAATTCTATTGGCATATAGTCCTGCAGCATCATCCATTTTTAAGATTGCAGTTCCATTGCCAGAAAGTTGCCATGCTCCCGTTCCATTGTCTTCTATAAGGTTCCATTCATTAATTTCTGATGTTGTACTGAAATTAGTGAGATAAGTAGAGTTCCCTACCCAGTAGCGATTTTGAGAAAAAAGAAATGTTGAGAAAAAATAAAGAGGAATAAAAAATAATGTTGTTAATAATCCTTTCATTACTCTAATTTAAATTAGAAACACTACTTGATGTAATTTGTCAAATACTTATTGTACGAGTATCATTATAAGAAATTTTTGGTAGATATGTTAAAGAATCTAAGAGTTTTTTTAATGAGACCACCCAACAGGTTACCTTCTTCCAAGGGTATGTTGGATTGTCCCTTGTTAGAAGTCTTAATGTTGAACTGATATTTATTTTGTGTCATTGTTTCGACTATGAGTAGTTGCGCGGTTTGCACTTAACTTTGCAAGTACACACTAAGCTGAAAATCCGCGAGGATTTTCAGAAGTAGGCGAGAACAAGCAATTACTTATAGTCTTAGAATTCTAGTCCGTACGCTGGGTGGTGTGACCGGGCTGGCGTTCCAGAGGTGCACCGTGGGTTTATGGCTCACGGCCGTCTCGATTACCTGTTGCCATTTTTTTAAAGTTTCTTTATATTATTCTGTAAATGTGGTTTTTGTCAGTTCTAGGCTGCCATTCCACAGACTTTTTTGAAAAACTTTATTATAAGAATCAACAGATGTTT
It encodes:
- a CDS encoding SDR family oxidoreductase, which translates into the protein MKIAVTAANGQLGTSIVNELKKEIGKGNVIGIVRTPEKASHLGIEVRKGDYNNREEFITALKGVDSVLLISGMDDPQKRIRQHSNVIEAAKQNGVKKIVYTSIIGDEEKTAFSPIVKSNRQSEMDVRESGLNWVIGRNGIYLEPDLEYLDTYVKEGEIRNCASDGKCGYTSRGELAFAYTQMLLHDKHNGQTYNLVGEPISQFQLAELINQVFNTDLTYNSVSVEAYEKERKEELGDFIGTVIAGIYNGIRIGVNYVKSDFEKATGRPHKSTLEIMKEFKES
- a CDS encoding helix-turn-helix transcriptional regulator, whose protein sequence is MQTINSLSEFHRLLSIPPPLHPLVSVVLVSEIHAVNSDVWQHFSTDFYTISLKNNIQSKVKYGQQYYDFDKGTMTFIAPKQVQTVEVDTTNVYETIGTGYVLIFHPDFLKKHPLQSSIKNYGYFSYSLDEALHLSQREEQNIVDIFQKIEKEYQHIDKHTQDIILSQIDLLLNYCNRFYERQFITRKAVNNNLLAKMEELLNDYFSNTETLNSGLPTVEYLANQLNYSANYLSDMLRLLTGQNAQQHIHEKLIEKAKEKLLTTNLSVSEIAYELGFEQPQSFNRLFKKKTEISPLKYRQSFN
- a CDS encoding DUF4345 family protein, with amino-acid sequence MTIFLKIIGGVLLIAGWVLTYKPNLISKIPLPENPYQIIEMRVKWGFLMGLGILLIFFNQWSNWKQTVFASLFFLTLGIVFARLFGFVLDGFFSKQLLWLTIEIVALIIFGILYIYADN
- a CDS encoding alpha/beta hydrolase, with the protein product MMRKVKFKNRNWDTVANLHLPDNFDETQNYSAIVCVHPGGSVKEQTTGLYAGKLAKKGFIALAYDASFQGESGGEPRYLEDPTIRVEDICYAADYLTTLSFVDKNRIGLLGICAGGGYAAKAALKERRIKAVATVSGINMGRAFRETNILETLEAVSSQRTAEANGAEPMITNWTPNSSEEAKKAGINEFDMLEAIDYYRTPRGEHPTSNNKLLFASMANLIMFDAFHLAEILLTQPLLVIVGNKIGGFGSYRDGFDLYKKAASKNKKIHVVNGAGHYDLYDGPEATAKALDELVPFFQENLLQE